Proteins encoded by one window of Synechococcus sp. MVIR-18-1:
- a CDS encoding O-antigen polymerase: MAVLSYCLLYFVAPMLIPFVSECEPYCSGIDITVFIISVFGLLFLYLGFKFSLLLPLFRISKKYMPQPRDFYIFVFLLIAFSGGFLLIYLDSYGGLLNAISFGALSRFTGTAPIEVSSGAVALYFIGTAFIAQFISQWEIQSKVSFSKKWVFVFIVSVLISILFGLVNASRGTLMTVIIASLFVYLNFYSISFFSLRNSTFRLYLLLAVVFLFGLFFILNGKALIGTVALFFREDNLDYSSFEGLRLSKLYDRVILEIAFPFKSLSNVLKLNLEINWFYHFIVSPLHLIPTRLLGFIVDKPFRITEVNSFLLTGDPSRGIPPGILASFWYGGNFLGVILGMFLYGLLLGFIQKQGYFLIELSHRYTPIVLYIFFSIPGFVQSGDPSVFLKSIFSIFFLIFFLLFFSFFRRFKFYLSS, from the coding sequence TTGGCGGTTTTATCATATTGTTTGCTTTATTTTGTAGCTCCGATGCTTATCCCCTTTGTCTCCGAATGTGAGCCTTATTGTAGTGGTATTGACATTACCGTTTTTATTATATCTGTTTTCGGTCTTTTGTTCCTCTATCTTGGATTTAAGTTTTCACTCTTGCTGCCATTGTTTCGTATTAGCAAGAAATATATGCCGCAACCTCGTGATTTTTATATTTTTGTATTTTTATTGATCGCATTCTCTGGTGGTTTCCTTTTGATTTATCTCGACTCTTATGGTGGCTTGTTGAATGCCATCTCTTTCGGCGCACTTTCTCGCTTTACCGGAACTGCGCCTATCGAGGTTTCTTCTGGAGCTGTCGCGTTATATTTTATCGGCACTGCTTTTATAGCTCAATTTATATCTCAGTGGGAAATTCAATCAAAGGTCTCATTTAGCAAAAAATGGGTTTTTGTTTTCATCGTAAGTGTCCTTATTTCTATTCTTTTCGGACTTGTTAATGCTAGTAGAGGTACTTTGATGACGGTAATTATCGCATCTTTATTTGTATACCTTAATTTCTATAGTATTTCATTTTTTTCACTCCGAAATTCTACCTTCAGGCTTTATTTACTTCTAGCTGTAGTATTCTTATTCGGTTTATTCTTTATACTGAATGGTAAAGCTTTGATTGGCACGGTTGCTTTATTCTTTCGTGAAGATAATTTAGATTATTCTTCTTTTGAGGGCTTACGATTAAGTAAGTTATACGACAGAGTGATCTTGGAAATTGCTTTTCCGTTCAAGTCTTTATCAAATGTTTTAAAATTAAATCTTGAAATTAATTGGTTTTATCATTTCATTGTATCACCTCTCCACCTTATACCTACAAGACTTTTAGGTTTTATTGTTGATAAGCCCTTTAGAATTACTGAAGTCAATTCGTTCCTTTTGACTGGCGATCCTTCTAGAGGCATACCTCCCGGAATTCTTGCTTCTTTTTGGTACGGGGGTAATTTTTTGGGTGTGATCCTTGGGATGTTTCTCTACGGTTTATTATTAGGTTTTATACAAAAGCAAGGCTATTTCCTTATTGAATTAAGCCACAGGTATACGCCTATTGTCTTATATATTTTCTTTTCTATTCCTGGTTTCGTGCAGAGCGGTGATCCTTCTGTCTTTCTCAAAAGCATATTTTCTATTTTCTTCCTAATCTTTTTTCTGCTATTCTTTTCGTTTTTCCGCCGATTCAAGTTTTATCTTTCTTCTTAA
- a CDS encoding glycosyltransferase: protein MKYLLVIDSLGSGGAQRQLVNLACGLKYKGHSVYVFTYYPKFDFYRNLLVEAGVVILSLEHVSGFSLRIPLRIAYIIRYYRIDVLISYLDSPNIYSIIANIFCLCRAKLFVSERSSYTANPGFRWRSFILYLLYIMSDGIVANSYHQSHYLRSFPLLCRKTTTIYNGYSFTSAIPSSTPQGAITFAVVGRIGARAKNSLRLVKALSRFEARNGFVPTILWAGRRETDCFSSHELVSIDKIVNASAALSSSIKWLGESDDIAAILNISHALLHVSLYEGLPNVICEAFIAGRPVIASSISDHPRLVDHGVRGLLCDPLSDESICQVIEDFFAINPEERVVMGLNARKYAEKYLTLDRMVNDYESLSINAFL, encoded by the coding sequence ATGAAGTATCTTCTTGTCATAGATTCGCTAGGTTCTGGTGGCGCTCAGCGTCAATTAGTTAATCTCGCTTGTGGCCTCAAGTACAAAGGGCATAGTGTTTACGTTTTTACTTATTACCCAAAATTTGACTTTTACCGCAATCTTCTAGTTGAAGCTGGAGTCGTAATTCTATCGCTCGAGCATGTATCTGGCTTCTCACTACGCATACCCTTGCGTATTGCATATATTATTAGATACTATAGGATAGACGTGCTTATCAGTTACCTAGATTCTCCTAATATTTACTCTATAATTGCAAATATTTTTTGTCTATGCAGGGCTAAGTTATTTGTTTCTGAGCGTTCAAGTTATACTGCAAATCCAGGCTTTCGTTGGAGAAGTTTTATTTTATATCTTCTCTATATTATGTCTGATGGAATTGTGGCTAATTCCTATCATCAGTCTCATTATCTGCGTTCTTTCCCATTGCTCTGTCGTAAAACGACAACTATCTATAATGGCTATTCTTTTACAAGTGCTATTCCCTCCTCAACTCCTCAGGGGGCGATTACATTTGCAGTAGTGGGAAGAATCGGTGCGCGTGCCAAGAATTCACTCCGGCTTGTTAAGGCTCTGTCTAGGTTTGAAGCAAGAAATGGATTTGTTCCCACTATCCTTTGGGCTGGAAGACGAGAGACCGATTGTTTCTCCTCTCATGAGCTTGTATCCATCGATAAGATTGTTAATGCAAGCGCGGCACTCAGTTCATCTATCAAGTGGCTAGGCGAGTCTGATGATATCGCTGCTATTCTCAATATTTCTCATGCATTGCTACATGTAAGTCTCTATGAAGGGCTTCCAAATGTCATATGCGAAGCTTTTATTGCAGGTCGTCCAGTCATTGCCTCTTCTATTTCTGATCATCCTCGTTTGGTTGATCATGGAGTCCGTGGACTTCTCTGCGACCCTCTTTCTGATGAATCGATTTGTCAAGTAATTGAAGATTTCTTTGCTATTAATCCAGAAGAGCGTGTTGTGATGGGTTTGAATGCTCGCAAATATGCCGAAAAGTATTTAACACTTGATCGAATGGTAAATGATTACGAATCTTTATCCATTAATGCCTTTTTATAG
- a CDS encoding bi-domain-containing oxidoreductase, with protein sequence MKQLFQSLSTGSSDLPELPAPVVGRGQLLIRTSCSLVSAGTERMLVDFGKASWIDKARQQPDKVQQVLDKARTDGAFTTLDAVRSKLDQPLPLGYCNVGIVVAVGSGVVGFQVGDRVASTGPHAELVAVPQHLSALIPSTLNDEAAAFTVLASIGLQGIRLANPTLGETFVVSGLGLIGLLTGQLLAAQGCNVLGLDPDPSKCALAQSLGITSLHLANGVDPVAWCLGHTAGIGVDGVLITAATSSSEPVHVAAQACRQRGRIVLVGVTGLELRRDLFYKKELTFQVSCSYGPGRYDPAYEQQGHDYPIGFVRWTEQRNFQAVLHALASGSLRTEPLISHRFSFEQASEAYELLSSSEPSLGILLRYTETADPAMRVIQLPAATESVAPSQPLLSVIGAGNYASRMLIPAFAKADARFHTLAASSGIGPVHVGRKFGFRHASTDISALLADSSANSVVIATRHDSHASLVQQALDAGKHVFVEKPLCLNANELSAIEAAHTGQTLLMVGFNRRFAPLLLDLQHQLSRQQGPKAFVYTCNAGAIPADHWTQDPEAGGGRLLGEACHFIDLLRHLAASPIEDLQLLNAVDRKPCPDTFSLQLRFADGSIGTVHYFANGSKAFPKERLEVFADGKVLRLDNYRKLKAWGITGFRTRRLLSQDKGQEACCAAFLKAIESGGSPPIPVAEIFEVQRWLLQAVSQ encoded by the coding sequence ATGAAACAACTTTTCCAATCCCTTTCCACCGGTTCTAGCGACCTTCCGGAGCTTCCAGCTCCTGTCGTTGGCCGTGGTCAGCTGTTGATCCGCACATCTTGCTCTCTGGTGTCGGCCGGGACTGAGCGGATGCTTGTTGATTTCGGCAAGGCCAGCTGGATTGATAAAGCCCGTCAGCAGCCAGATAAGGTTCAGCAGGTGTTGGATAAGGCCCGCACCGATGGTGCTTTCACCACCCTTGATGCGGTACGCAGCAAGCTCGATCAGCCGCTGCCCCTCGGTTACTGCAATGTAGGCATTGTTGTGGCGGTCGGCTCCGGTGTCGTCGGTTTTCAGGTGGGTGATCGGGTCGCTTCCACTGGCCCCCATGCAGAACTGGTGGCCGTGCCCCAGCACCTCAGTGCCCTTATCCCATCAACGTTGAACGATGAGGCCGCCGCTTTCACTGTGCTGGCTTCTATTGGTTTGCAGGGCATTCGCCTGGCCAATCCCACCCTCGGCGAAACCTTTGTTGTTAGTGGTCTGGGCCTGATTGGCCTGCTTACCGGTCAGCTTCTCGCCGCTCAGGGTTGTAATGTGCTCGGTCTTGATCCCGATCCCTCCAAATGCGCCCTCGCGCAATCCCTTGGTATTACGTCCCTCCATCTCGCCAACGGAGTGGATCCGGTGGCCTGGTGTCTGGGCCATACGGCAGGCATCGGCGTGGATGGCGTGTTGATCACTGCTGCCACCTCCTCCAGTGAGCCGGTCCATGTAGCAGCCCAGGCCTGCAGGCAGCGCGGTCGCATCGTGCTGGTGGGGGTGACTGGCCTCGAACTCCGCCGCGATCTCTTTTACAAAAAAGAGCTCACTTTCCAGGTGAGCTGTTCCTATGGCCCAGGACGTTACGACCCGGCCTATGAGCAGCAGGGCCACGACTACCCCATAGGCTTTGTGCGCTGGACCGAGCAGCGCAACTTCCAAGCTGTGCTTCACGCTCTGGCCAGCGGTTCCCTTCGTACTGAGCCGCTGATCTCCCATCGCTTCTCGTTCGAGCAGGCCTCTGAGGCCTACGAGCTGCTCAGCAGCTCTGAGCCTTCACTCGGAATTTTGCTGCGCTACACCGAAACTGCTGATCCCGCTATGCGTGTGATTCAGCTGCCGGCAGCCACCGAATCGGTGGCCCCCAGTCAGCCTCTTCTGAGCGTGATTGGTGCGGGTAACTACGCCAGCCGCATGTTGATCCCGGCTTTCGCCAAGGCTGACGCACGCTTCCACACCCTGGCGGCATCCTCAGGCATCGGCCCGGTGCATGTGGGTCGCAAATTCGGCTTCCGTCACGCCAGTACTGACATCTCCGCTTTGCTGGCGGATTCCAGTGCCAACAGCGTTGTAATCGCCACCCGCCACGACAGTCATGCCTCCCTGGTGCAGCAGGCTCTGGATGCTGGCAAGCACGTGTTCGTGGAGAAGCCTCTTTGTCTCAACGCTAATGAGCTCTCTGCTATCGAGGCTGCCCATACGGGCCAGACCCTGCTAATGGTTGGCTTCAATCGTCGCTTTGCGCCGCTTCTCCTGGATCTTCAGCACCAGCTATCCCGCCAGCAAGGGCCGAAGGCCTTCGTTTACACCTGCAACGCCGGTGCCATTCCCGCTGACCACTGGACCCAGGATCCAGAAGCTGGCGGCGGACGGTTACTCGGAGAGGCATGCCACTTTATTGACCTCCTGCGACACCTGGCCGCCAGTCCCATTGAAGACCTGCAGCTGCTCAACGCTGTCGATCGCAAACCCTGCCCCGACACTTTCTCGCTCCAGTTGCGCTTCGCCGATGGATCGATTGGTACCGTGCATTACTTCGCCAACGGCAGCAAGGCCTTCCCAAAAGAGCGTCTGGAGGTTTTTGCCGATGGCAAGGTTCTCCGTCTCGATAATTATCGAAAGCTCAAGGCCTGGGGCATTACTGGCTTCCGCACCCGCCGGCTTCTGTCGCAAGACAAAGGCCAGGAGGCTTGCTGTGCAGCTTTCCTTAAAGCGATTGAATCGGGAGGGTCACCTCCGATACCTGTCGCCGAGATCTTTGAAGTGCAGCGATGGCTCCTGCAGGCGGTGAGCCAATGA
- a CDS encoding nucleotide sugar dehydrogenase has protein sequence MASHNPTSTTYWLQPARSRGLQPGNLVLLEYTSPIGTTEQVAQVIAELSGLNADQLHIAYCPERVLPGRILQELVSNDRVIGGLTPEAAEAGTAFYATFCNGELLTTTSRTAELVKLTENSFRDVNIAFSNELSLVCDHLSINVRELIRLANHHPRVNVLQPGCGVGGHCIAVDPWFIAAEAPDCTPLIQTARRVNDGKSRWVIEQVQARAAALEDQLGRPARIGCLGLAFKPN, from the coding sequence ATGGCATCCCACAACCCAACATCGACTACGTACTGGCTGCAGCCCGCGCGATCGCGCGGGCTGCAGCCCGGCAATCTCGTACTGCTCGAATACACCTCACCGATAGGCACCACCGAGCAGGTGGCCCAGGTGATCGCAGAGCTTTCTGGTCTAAACGCCGACCAGCTGCATATCGCCTACTGCCCCGAGCGGGTGCTGCCCGGCCGCATCCTGCAGGAACTGGTTAGCAACGATCGCGTAATAGGTGGACTCACTCCTGAGGCGGCAGAAGCAGGAACGGCCTTCTATGCCACCTTCTGCAATGGCGAATTGCTCACCACCACCTCCCGCACCGCCGAGCTCGTGAAGCTCACCGAAAACAGCTTCCGCGATGTGAACATCGCCTTCTCCAATGAGCTCTCACTGGTGTGCGATCACCTCAGCATCAACGTGCGCGAGCTTATCCGCCTCGCCAATCATCATCCGCGTGTGAATGTGCTGCAACCAGGCTGCGGTGTGGGCGGCCATTGCATCGCCGTGGATCCTTGGTTCATTGCCGCAGAAGCTCCCGATTGCACCCCCCTGATCCAAACGGCCCGCCGCGTGAACGACGGCAAAAGCCGCTGGGTGATCGAGCAGGTTCAGGCTCGTGCTGCGGCCCTGGAAGACCAACTCGGACGCCCGGCCCGTATCGGCTGCTTAGGTCTGGCCTTTAAGCCGAACTAA
- the asnB gene encoding asparagine synthase (glutamine-hydrolyzing) has translation MDLRHELISLGYNHWRGQSDTEVILNAYAQWGLEGLKKLEGIFSLALWDSAQQRLILMRDRLGIKPLFYGKCKYGLAFGSEIKAVLASGGVDTSLDEQAFSEYLWYGNSYGERTFYKGVHALKPGHWLIFENGSQFIDKWWSVEDWLEDHPFSCDASEAALLTRDAVDAAVNRQLVADVPIGLFLSGGVDSSTIAASAIHSGSVPLQSFAAGFDYEYGVNELPKAAQVASYLGLNHQELVISGTDLRSVLYRLADAHDEPFADAANIPLFLMCDQLQSKVKVVLQGDGGDELFAGYRRYSLLRNSKFWRLFPKILAKSFRSFSSSGRRLARIAETVGHHDPSYRMAFLLTVETQYSPPDRLFCSDFQQHLCENTNPFQEYQNAAKRFAHFDPVSQMMLTDLVLQLPSQFLTKVDRAFMAASVEARVPLLDEGVLRLALNLPSHLKVSRFGKKLPLRGSQRNRLPSQILDGPKTGFGVPYSQWLRTSLFDFCCEHILDPSFTSRFSLDESLVEDLLQDHKRAPGGNGFLLWKLLQLSLWSSLKR, from the coding sequence ATGGATTTACGCCATGAATTAATTAGTCTTGGATATAATCATTGGAGAGGTCAGTCTGATACTGAAGTCATTCTAAATGCCTATGCTCAGTGGGGTCTTGAGGGGTTAAAAAAACTTGAAGGTATCTTTTCTCTTGCACTTTGGGATTCTGCTCAACAGCGATTAATCCTTATGCGCGACCGTCTCGGGATAAAGCCTCTTTTCTATGGAAAATGTAAATATGGCCTTGCTTTTGGTTCCGAAATAAAAGCAGTACTTGCTTCTGGTGGTGTTGACACTAGCCTTGATGAGCAAGCCTTCTCAGAGTACCTGTGGTACGGAAACTCTTATGGTGAGCGTACTTTTTATAAGGGTGTCCATGCTTTAAAGCCTGGTCATTGGTTAATATTTGAAAATGGCTCTCAATTCATAGATAAATGGTGGTCCGTAGAGGATTGGCTTGAAGATCATCCGTTTTCATGCGATGCATCTGAAGCTGCTTTACTTACACGAGATGCCGTTGATGCTGCCGTTAATCGTCAGTTAGTTGCTGATGTTCCTATTGGGCTGTTCTTGAGCGGCGGTGTTGATTCATCAACTATTGCTGCTTCCGCTATTCACAGCGGGAGTGTTCCTCTCCAAAGTTTTGCAGCTGGCTTTGATTATGAATATGGTGTCAATGAGTTACCGAAGGCAGCACAGGTTGCGTCTTATCTCGGTCTTAACCATCAAGAACTAGTTATTAGTGGTACCGACTTGCGGTCTGTTCTATATAGGCTTGCTGACGCGCATGATGAGCCCTTTGCTGATGCGGCCAATATTCCTCTTTTTCTGATGTGTGATCAGCTGCAATCCAAGGTGAAGGTAGTTTTGCAAGGTGACGGAGGCGATGAACTTTTTGCAGGCTATAGACGTTATAGTCTTCTCCGCAATTCAAAGTTTTGGCGTCTTTTCCCAAAAATTCTTGCAAAATCTTTTCGTTCATTTTCTTCTTCTGGTAGGCGCCTCGCACGGATAGCGGAAACTGTAGGTCACCATGACCCTTCATATAGGATGGCTTTTTTATTGACTGTTGAAACGCAGTACTCTCCACCCGATCGTTTATTTTGTTCCGATTTTCAACAACATCTTTGTGAAAATACCAATCCTTTCCAAGAATACCAGAACGCGGCCAAACGCTTTGCACATTTTGATCCTGTTAGTCAGATGATGTTAACTGATCTTGTGCTTCAACTCCCATCTCAGTTTCTTACTAAGGTTGATCGAGCGTTTATGGCAGCTTCCGTTGAGGCTCGCGTCCCACTTTTGGATGAGGGTGTGTTGCGTCTAGCGTTAAATCTTCCATCTCACTTAAAAGTATCTAGATTTGGGAAAAAGTTACCGCTCAGAGGCTCTCAGAGAAATCGTTTGCCATCCCAAATCTTAGATGGTCCTAAAACTGGGTTCGGAGTTCCATATTCTCAATGGCTTCGGACTTCTCTTTTCGATTTCTGTTGTGAACATATTTTAGATCCATCTTTCACATCACGTTTTTCTTTGGATGAATCTCTCGTTGAGGATCTTTTGCAAGACCATAAACGTGCTCCTGGTGGAAATGGCTTTTTGTTATGGAAACTATTGCAGCTCTCTTTATGGTCATCCTTAAAAAGATAG